Below is a genomic region from Campylobacter geochelonis.
CTTGATGTCTTGTCGCCATCTTATGCCTTTAAATTTTTATATAAACTTATCATTTCAATAAGCCCAGTCATCGCTTCAAAGCCCTTATTCCCAGCTTTACTTCCAGCTCGTTCAATCGCTTGTTCGATACTATCGACTGTTAGCACACCAAACGTTACTGGCTTAGCGTATTTAAGCGTAACATTTGCTATGCCTTTTGTTGTTTCTGCGCTAACATAGTCAAAGTGTGGAGTTGAGCCACGAATCACAGCACCCACGCAACAAACCGCGTCAAATTTACCACTAGCTAGCACTTTTTCTAACGCCATTGGTATCTCAAAAGCTCCTGGAACTAGTATAAGACTTAGATTTTCTTCATCTCCACCATGTCGTAAAAACGCATCTTTTGCACCCTCAACAAGGCGATCTGTGATGATATGATTAAAACGCGCATTTATGATAGCAACTTTTTCGCTACCATCTAAACTTAGTTTTCCTTCTATGGTTTTCATTTTTATCCTTTTAAAATTTCTTCTATTTTAAGTGTTTGTTCTACTGTTTTTTCAAGCTCATCTAAATTTAGCATATTTGGTCCATCGCATAGCGCTTCGCATGGATTTATATGAGTTTCATAAAAAAACCCATCAACCCCAACACTTGCCGCAGCTCTTGCAAGATATGGCACAAACCTACTGTCTCCGCCACTTTTGCCATCTAAGCCACCAGGCATTTGCACGCTGTGAGTCGCATCGAAAATAACTGGCGCATAAGCTCTCATTATCGCTAAACTTCTCATATCAACGACTAAATTTCCATACCCAAAAGTGCTTCCACGCTCTGTTAGCCACACTCCATTTTCTTTAGCCGCGTCGTATCCAAACTCGCTAACTCCACGCGTTTCAAGCACTTTTTTAACACTATATTTCATCTGATCTGGAGCTAAAAATTGCCCTTTTTTAATGTTTACAACCGATGAAGTTTTTGCACTTGCTACAAGCAAATCTGTTTGGCGACATAAAAATGCTGGAATTTGAAGCACATCTGCAACCTCGCTAACTGGCGCTGCTTGATAACTTTCATGGATATCGGTTAAAATTTTATAACCAAATTTAGCCTTAACTTTGGCTAAAATTTCACACCCTTTTTCAAGTCCTGGTCCGCGAAATGAGCTAATACTCGTGCGATTTGCCTTATCAAAACTTGATTTAAAGTAAAACTCTATTCGCTTATCTTCATTAAATTTAGCTAATTTTTCAGCAACTTGAAAAATCAACTCCTCGCTTTCTATAACGCAAGGCCCTGCTATTAATATCATAATTTTCTCCCTATTTTTGCATAGCGACTACAACGCCGCTAAAAATGATAATTATTATACCTAAAAAAGCTATAAAATTTGGTAAACTATCGCCCATCATCATGCCAAGAATCAATGTAAATATGATATCACAATACCCTATGGCTGATACCATTCCAGCGCTTCTACTTGCTGCATAAGCTTTGGTTAAATATGTTTGAAAAAGCACTCCACTAAAGCCCATCATCAAGATAAAAACAAAGCCAAAAAAATCCGGCATAACAAATTTAGCAAACATAAAATCAAGCCAATCTGGCGTGGCGTAAAATTGCGCTATTATCATACAAATAAGCGGAAATACAGCTCCACTTGCTACAAACGAAAGCACGATTATACGCGTATCATACGCTCTTCTTAACTCATGAATACTAGTATAAGCAAGTGCAGCAAACAAACCGTTTATAATGCCCATCATATCGGTTTTTTCAAAGCCTAAATTTGGCTGCATTACAAGCACAACGCCTACAAAACCAAGTAAAATGGCTATCCAAGATATGCTATTAAGCTTTTCTTTAAAAAATATCGCACTTATAATAGCCACAAAAATCGGCGCCATTTTTGAAAAAGTAAACGCCTCAGCAAGTCCCATGTGAGCGATGTTATAAAAAAATGCAAGCAAAGAAAGCATACCTATTGCTCCACGAAAAATGAGCAAAAACGGCTTACCGCCTCTTTGGTGAACTGGTTTTTTAAAAATAGCTACTAAGATTAGCAAAAGTCCTATAAAGTTACGAAAAAACACAACTTCAACCGAACTCATATCATCACTTAAGAATTTAGCAAACGCCCCCGTTAGAGCAAAATACATCGAAGCTAAAACCATATAATAAGCCCCAAGATGACGCATTAAAAAGTGATGTAACACCTAAATTTACCTCCAAATTAAAATCTTATTTTAGTCAAATATAACTTAATATTAGACAAATTCAGCCAAATTTTAGTATAATTAAATTTTTCAAATAAGGATTTTAAAAGTGCAAAAAGTTATCTTAATAGGTCGTCCAAATGTCGGTAAAAGCTCGCTTTTTAACCGTCTAGCTAAACAAAGAATCGCCATAACTAGCGATATAAGCGGAACGACGCGCGATACGAACAAAACTCAAATAGAAATTTTCGATAGATTCTGTGTGCTGGTTGATTCTGGTGGGCTTGATGAAAGCACAGAGATGTTTGCAAAGGTTCAGCAAAAAACGCTCGAAGAGGCTAAAAATTCAGACATTATCGTATTTATGGTCGATGGTAAATTTATGCCTCAAGATGAGGATAAAAGGATTTTTTACTCGCTTTTAAAGCTTGATAAACCAACAGCTTTAGTTATAAATAAAATCGATGGCAACAAAGACGAAGAGAGAAGCTTTGAATTTAACGAATTTGGAGCTAAAAACAGCTTTGGAATTTCAGTTAGCCACAACAGTGGCGTTGATGATCTTAAAAGCTGGATTTATAGGTATTTAGAAGATGAAATTAAGCCTGATGTTAGCCTTGATCTTGATGAGTTTTTAGAAAATTTTGATGAAAATGGCGAAATTTTAGAAGAAAAACTTGAAAACTATGATGAAAAACCCATAAAAGTAGGCATTATAGGGCGCGTAAATGTCGGCAAATCAAGCCTTTTAAACGCACTTGTAAAAGAGAGTCGCTCTGTCGTTAGCCCAACCGCTGGGACAACGATTGATCCTGTAAACGAGAGCTTTATCTATGAAGATAGAATTTATGAGTTTGTCGATACTGCCGGCATTAGAAAGCGTGGTAAAATCGAAGGGATTGAGAAATTTGCGCTTAATAGAACTGAAGCAGTTTTAGAACAAACCGATATCGCACTTTTAGTGCTTGATAGCTCTGAGCCTTTAACTGAACTTGATGAGCGAATCGCAGGAATTGCATCTAAATTTGAGCTTGGTATCATCATCGTGCTTAACAAATGGGAAAACAAAAGCGAGGCTGAGTTTGAACGCATAAGAGAGGAAATCAGAGATAAGTTTAAATTTCTTGCTTACGCTCCGATTATAAGTGTTTCGGCACTTGGTGGAAAACGCGTGCATAAACTTTATCCGATGATTCTTGAAATTTATAAGAA
It encodes:
- the ribH gene encoding 6,7-dimethyl-8-ribityllumazine synthase encodes the protein MKTIEGKLSLDGSEKVAIINARFNHIITDRLVEGAKDAFLRHGGDEENLSLILVPGAFEIPMALEKVLASGKFDAVCCVGAVIRGSTPHFDYVSAETTKGIANVTLKYAKPVTFGVLTVDSIEQAIERAGSKAGNKGFEAMTGLIEMISLYKNLKA
- the kdsA gene encoding 3-deoxy-8-phosphooctulonate synthase yields the protein MILIAGPCVIESEELIFQVAEKLAKFNEDKRIEFYFKSSFDKANRTSISSFRGPGLEKGCEILAKVKAKFGYKILTDIHESYQAAPVSEVADVLQIPAFLCRQTDLLVASAKTSSVVNIKKGQFLAPDQMKYSVKKVLETRGVSEFGYDAAKENGVWLTERGSTFGYGNLVVDMRSLAIMRAYAPVIFDATHSVQMPGGLDGKSGGDSRFVPYLARAAASVGVDGFFYETHINPCEALCDGPNMLNLDELEKTVEQTLKIEEILKG
- a CDS encoding DMT family transporter, translated to MLHHFLMRHLGAYYMVLASMYFALTGAFAKFLSDDMSSVEVVFFRNFIGLLLILVAIFKKPVHQRGGKPFLLIFRGAIGMLSLLAFFYNIAHMGLAEAFTFSKMAPIFVAIISAIFFKEKLNSISWIAILLGFVGVVLVMQPNLGFEKTDMMGIINGLFAALAYTSIHELRRAYDTRIIVLSFVASGAVFPLICMIIAQFYATPDWLDFMFAKFVMPDFFGFVFILMMGFSGVLFQTYLTKAYAASRSAGMVSAIGYCDIIFTLILGMMMGDSLPNFIAFLGIIIIIFSGVVVAMQK
- the der gene encoding ribosome biogenesis GTPase Der; translated protein: MQKVILIGRPNVGKSSLFNRLAKQRIAITSDISGTTRDTNKTQIEIFDRFCVLVDSGGLDESTEMFAKVQQKTLEEAKNSDIIVFMVDGKFMPQDEDKRIFYSLLKLDKPTALVINKIDGNKDEERSFEFNEFGAKNSFGISVSHNSGVDDLKSWIYRYLEDEIKPDVSLDLDEFLENFDENGEILEEKLENYDEKPIKVGIIGRVNVGKSSLLNALVKESRSVVSPTAGTTIDPVNESFIYEDRIYEFVDTAGIRKRGKIEGIEKFALNRTEAVLEQTDIALLVLDSSEPLTELDERIAGIASKFELGIIIVLNKWENKSEAEFERIREEIRDKFKFLAYAPIISVSALGGKRVHKLYPMILEIYKNFTQKIQTSKLNEMIAEATKTHPIPHEKGKVVKIYYAVQFGFAPPKIALVMNRPRSLHFSYKRYLTNKMRERFNLSGVPVVLIPKNRGSSDEEK